Proteins co-encoded in one Mycobacterium mantenii genomic window:
- a CDS encoding LLM class F420-dependent oxidoreductase, translating into MAIRLGLQIPNFSYGTGVEQLFPTVIAQAREAESAGFDSVLVMDHFYQLPMLGSPDQPMLEAYTALGALATATERVQLGTLVTGNTYRNPTLLAKTITTLDVVSQGRAILGIGTGWFQLEHDQLGFEFGTFTDRFNRLDEALEIILPMIKGERATFSGKWYKTNEAFANPRFRDHIPLMIGGSGEKKTIPLAARHFDHLNVIAGFDELPRKLDAVRRSCEEVGRDPATLETSTLTTVMIDENANLDQIPAEMTQRMVVGTADSVADQIKAKVIDAGIDGVIINLPFYTPGVVEAAGEALRPLVGL; encoded by the coding sequence GTGGCAATTCGACTCGGTCTGCAGATTCCCAACTTTTCCTACGGCACCGGGGTTGAGCAACTCTTCCCCACCGTCATCGCCCAAGCCCGCGAGGCCGAATCCGCCGGATTCGACTCGGTTTTGGTGATGGACCACTTCTACCAACTGCCGATGTTGGGCTCGCCCGACCAGCCGATGCTGGAGGCCTATACCGCCCTGGGGGCGCTGGCCACCGCCACCGAGCGGGTGCAGCTGGGCACCTTGGTGACCGGCAATACGTATCGGAACCCCACGCTGCTCGCGAAGACGATCACCACGCTGGATGTGGTGAGCCAGGGCCGGGCGATTCTGGGCATCGGTACCGGATGGTTCCAGCTCGAGCACGACCAGTTGGGCTTCGAATTCGGCACCTTCACCGACAGGTTCAACCGGCTAGACGAGGCCTTGGAGATCATCCTGCCGATGATCAAGGGCGAGCGGGCCACCTTCTCGGGCAAGTGGTACAAGACCAATGAGGCGTTCGCCAATCCCCGCTTCCGGGACCACATTCCGCTGATGATCGGCGGCAGCGGTGAGAAGAAGACAATCCCGCTCGCCGCGCGGCATTTCGACCACCTCAACGTGATCGCGGGTTTCGACGAGCTGCCGCGCAAGTTGGACGCCGTGCGCAGGTCCTGCGAGGAGGTGGGCCGCGACCCCGCCACCCTGGAAACCAGCACGCTGACCACGGTGATGATCGACGAGAACGCGAACCTCGACCAGATTCCCGCCGAGATGACGCAGCGCATGGTGGTCGGGACGGCCGACTCAGTCGCCGATCAGATCAAAGCCAAGGTCATCGACGCGGGCATCGACGGCGTGATCATCAACCTCCCCTTCTACACACCCGGCGTCGTCGAGGCGGCCGGCGAAGCGCTGCGTCCGCTCGTGGGACTGTAG
- a CDS encoding GlsB/YeaQ/YmgE family stress response membrane protein, translated as MTVMAATEYLARSTTFTSVGIIGYIIIGGLAGALASRIIRGSGAGILMDIVIGVVGALIGGFILSFFVNTAGGGIIFTFLTALLGALILLWVVGMVRRT; from the coding sequence ATGACCGTCATGGCAGCTACCGAATACCTTGCCCGTTCCACGACGTTCACCAGCGTCGGCATCATCGGCTACATCATCATCGGCGGTCTGGCCGGCGCGCTCGCCAGCAGGATCATCCGTGGTAGCGGGGCCGGCATCCTGATGGACATCGTGATCGGCGTCGTCGGCGCGCTGATCGGAGGCTTCATCCTGAGCTTCTTCGTCAACACCGCGGGTGGTGGCATCATCTTCACCTTCCTCACCGCGTTGCTCGGAGCGCTCATCCTGCTCTGGGTCGTCGGCATGGTCCGCCGCACCTAG
- a CDS encoding CPBP family intramembrane glutamic endopeptidase, with protein MFDATGTADTHPVVAQLSALHSFRINLDIAVVVVVLALTNLVAHFTTPWASVATVPAAAVGLVILMRCRGLGWADLGLGREHWKPGLGYALAAVAVVAAVIAVGVLLPATRPMFMNNRYATISGAMIASMVVIPLQTVIPEELAFRGVLHGALHRAWGFRGVALAGSLLFGLWHIATSLGLTSSNVGLTRLFGGGILGMMVGVTGAVLATGAAGFVFSWLRRRSGSLIAPIALHWSLNGLGALAAALVWHLSA; from the coding sequence ATGTTTGACGCCACCGGGACAGCCGACACTCACCCGGTGGTGGCGCAGCTTTCGGCGCTGCACAGTTTCCGGATCAACCTCGACATCGCCGTCGTCGTGGTGGTGCTGGCGCTGACCAATCTGGTCGCGCACTTCACCACGCCGTGGGCGAGCGTCGCCACCGTGCCGGCCGCGGCCGTCGGGTTGGTCATCTTGATGCGCTGCCGCGGCTTGGGCTGGGCGGACCTCGGCCTGGGCCGCGAGCACTGGAAGCCCGGCCTGGGCTACGCGCTGGCTGCCGTGGCCGTCGTGGCGGCGGTGATCGCGGTGGGTGTGCTGCTGCCGGCGACCCGGCCGATGTTCATGAACAACCGCTACGCCACGATCTCGGGGGCGATGATCGCCTCGATGGTCGTCATCCCGTTGCAGACCGTCATCCCCGAGGAACTGGCCTTCCGGGGCGTCCTGCACGGCGCGCTGCACCGGGCCTGGGGCTTTCGCGGCGTCGCGCTGGCGGGTTCGCTGTTGTTCGGGCTGTGGCACATCGCGACGTCGCTCGGGCTGACCAGCAGCAACGTCGGCCTCACCCGGCTGTTCGGCGGCGGGATCTTAGGCATGATGGTCGGGGTGACCGGGGCGGTGCTGGCGACAGGGGCCGCCGGATTCGTCTTCAGCTGGCTGCGCCGGCGCAGCGGCAGCCTGATCGCGCCGATCGCGTTGCACTGGTCATTGAACGGGCTCGGCGCGCTGGCCGCCGCGCTGGTTTGGCATCTGTCCGCCTGA
- the modA gene encoding molybdate ABC transporter substrate-binding protein, with protein sequence MRRIGILAAAVSLVLMAGLIGCSSKSPSSQASAASGKVIVFAAASLKPSFTQIGQQFKTQNPGFGVEFEFAGSSDLATQLTQGATADVFASADTAQMDTVSKAGLLNGNPTNFASNTLVIVTAPGNPKKIGSFADLARPGLNVVTCQQPVPCGAATGRVEDGTGVRLNPVSEEQSVTDVLNKVTTGQADAGLVYVTDAHSAGNKVTTVNFPEAANAVNVYPIGVLKKAPLAAQAQKFVDLVTSPAGQQILAQAGFAKP encoded by the coding sequence ATGCGTCGGATCGGGATCCTGGCCGCTGCGGTTTCTCTGGTGCTGATGGCGGGCCTGATCGGGTGCAGCTCGAAGTCACCGTCCTCGCAGGCGTCGGCGGCGTCCGGCAAGGTCATCGTCTTCGCCGCGGCGTCGCTCAAGCCGTCATTCACGCAGATCGGCCAGCAGTTCAAGACCCAGAATCCGGGTTTCGGCGTCGAATTTGAATTTGCCGGCTCGTCCGACCTGGCGACCCAGTTGACGCAGGGCGCGACGGCCGACGTCTTCGCCTCGGCCGACACAGCCCAGATGGACACGGTGAGCAAGGCCGGCTTGCTCAATGGCAACCCGACGAATTTCGCCTCGAACACGTTGGTCATCGTCACCGCGCCGGGAAACCCCAAGAAGATCGGATCCTTCGCCGACCTGGCCAGGCCCGGCCTCAACGTGGTGACCTGCCAGCAGCCGGTGCCGTGCGGGGCGGCCACCGGACGCGTCGAAGACGGCACCGGCGTGCGACTGAACCCGGTGAGTGAGGAACAGAGCGTGACGGATGTCCTCAACAAGGTTACGACCGGGCAGGCGGACGCCGGGCTGGTGTACGTCACCGACGCCCACAGCGCGGGAAACAAGGTGACGACCGTGAACTTCCCGGAGGCCGCCAACGCGGTGAACGTCTATCCGATCGGCGTGCTGAAGAAGGCCCCGCTCGCCGCGCAGGCGCAGAAGTTTGTCGACCTGGTGACCTCACCGGCCGGGCAGCAAATTCTGGCCCAGGCCGGCTTCGCGAAACCTTGA
- a CDS encoding sulfate/molybdate ABC transporter ATP-binding protein produces the protein MSELQLRAVVADRNVDVEFTVSAGEVLAVLGPNGAGKSTVLHVIAGLLRPDRGVVRLGDRALTDTAAGINVATHDRRVGLLMQDALLFPHMSVAANVAFGPQSRRTRLRSGRASRTATALRWLREVDAEGFADRKPRQLSGGQAQRVAIARALAAEPDVLLLDEPLAGLDVAAAAAIRAVLRTVITRIGCAAVMVTHDLLDVFTLADRVLVLESGQIAEIGPVPEVLTAPRSHFAARIAGINLVNGTVDRDGSLHADSGDRWYAAPPQSGESFSPDQRVIAVFPPTAVAVYRERPHGSPRNTVEVTVAEIDVHGRAVLVRGEQQPDGAPGLAAEITVDAASELQLVPGDRVWFSIKAHEVTLHRAAR, from the coding sequence ATGAGTGAATTGCAGCTGCGCGCGGTCGTCGCGGACCGCAACGTGGACGTGGAGTTCACCGTGTCCGCGGGTGAGGTGCTCGCGGTGCTCGGGCCCAACGGCGCCGGCAAATCGACCGTCCTGCATGTCATCGCGGGGCTACTCCGTCCCGACCGCGGGGTGGTGCGGCTGGGGGACCGGGCCTTGACGGACACCGCGGCCGGTATCAACGTGGCGACACACGACCGTAGGGTCGGGCTACTGATGCAAGACGCGCTGCTGTTCCCGCACATGAGCGTTGCCGCGAATGTGGCGTTCGGACCGCAAAGTCGGCGCACGCGGTTGCGTTCGGGTCGCGCCAGCCGCACAGCGACGGCGCTGCGCTGGCTGCGCGAGGTGGATGCCGAGGGCTTTGCCGACCGGAAACCGCGACAGCTGTCCGGCGGCCAAGCACAGCGCGTCGCGATCGCCCGGGCGCTGGCGGCCGAACCCGACGTGCTGCTGCTCGACGAACCGCTGGCCGGCCTCGACGTCGCCGCGGCCGCCGCGATCCGGGCGGTGCTGCGCACGGTCATCACCCGCATCGGCTGCGCGGCGGTGATGGTCACCCACGACCTGCTGGACGTGTTCACCCTGGCCGACCGCGTCCTGGTGCTCGAGTCCGGCCAGATCGCCGAAATCGGCCCGGTGCCCGAGGTTCTCACCGCCCCACGCAGTCATTTCGCGGCCCGCATCGCGGGCATCAACCTGGTGAACGGCACCGTCGATCGCGACGGCTCGCTGCACGCTGACTCCGGTGACCGCTGGTATGCGGCCCCACCGCAGAGCGGCGAATCGTTTTCGCCCGACCAACGTGTGATCGCGGTGTTCCCGCCGACGGCGGTGGCCGTGTATCGCGAGCGGCCGCACGGCAGCCCCCGCAACACCGTCGAGGTCACCGTGGCCGAGATCGACGTCCACGGGCGGGCTGTATTGGTGCGCGGCGAGCAGCAACCCGACGGTGCCCCGGGCCTCGCCGCAGAGATCACCGTCGACGCCGCTTCGGAGCTGCAATTGGTGCCCGGCGATCGAGTGTGGTTCTCCATCAAGGCCCACGAGGTGACACTGCATCGAGCCGCGCGCTGA
- a CDS encoding NAD(P)/FAD-dependent oxidoreductase produces MSPQPGNTAGPERRHQVVIIGSGFGGLNAAKKLKHANVDIKLIARTTHHLFQPLLYQVATGIVSEGDIAPPTRVVLRRQRNVQVLLGDVTHIDLEGKFVVSDLLGHTYDTPYDSLIIAAGAGQSYFGNDHFAEFAPGMKSIDDALEVRGRILSAFEQAERSRDPERRAKLLTFTVIGAGPTGVEMAGQIAELATYTLKGSFRHIDSTKARVILLDAAPAVLPPFGDKLGRRAAARLEKMGVEIQLGAMVTDVDRNGITVKDSDGTIRRIESACKVWSAGVSASPLGRDLADQSSVELDRAGRVKVLPDLSVPGHPNVFVIGDLAAVEGVPGVAQGAIQGAKYVASTIKAELGGANPAEREPFQYFDKGSMATVSRFSAVAKIGPVEFSGLFAWFAWLVLHLVYLVGFKTKISTLLSWTVTFLSTRRGQLTITEQQAFARTRLEQLAVVAAETKRPAARKAS; encoded by the coding sequence ATGAGCCCCCAGCCAGGTAACACAGCTGGACCGGAGCGCCGTCACCAGGTCGTCATCATCGGCTCCGGTTTCGGCGGACTCAACGCGGCAAAGAAACTCAAGCACGCCAACGTCGACATCAAACTGATCGCCCGTACCACGCATCACCTCTTCCAGCCGTTGCTGTATCAGGTGGCGACGGGCATTGTGTCCGAAGGCGATATCGCACCACCCACCCGTGTCGTCCTGCGCAGGCAGCGCAACGTTCAGGTGTTGCTCGGTGACGTCACCCATATCGATCTCGAGGGCAAGTTCGTGGTGTCCGACCTGCTCGGGCACACCTACGACACCCCGTACGACAGCCTGATCATCGCCGCCGGCGCCGGCCAATCATATTTCGGCAACGACCATTTCGCCGAATTCGCACCGGGCATGAAGTCGATCGACGACGCGCTCGAGGTGCGTGGCCGGATCTTGAGCGCTTTCGAACAGGCCGAGCGGTCGCGGGATCCGGAACGGCGGGCTAAGTTGCTGACGTTCACCGTGATCGGCGCCGGCCCGACCGGCGTCGAAATGGCCGGGCAGATAGCCGAATTGGCGACGTACACGCTCAAGGGCTCCTTCCGGCACATCGACTCGACGAAGGCCCGGGTGATCCTGCTCGATGCCGCCCCCGCCGTGCTGCCGCCCTTCGGCGACAAGCTGGGCCGGCGCGCGGCGGCCCGCCTGGAAAAGATGGGCGTGGAGATCCAGCTGGGTGCGATGGTCACCGATGTCGACCGCAACGGCATCACCGTCAAGGATTCCGACGGCACCATCCGGCGCATCGAATCGGCCTGCAAGGTGTGGTCGGCCGGTGTGTCGGCCAGCCCGCTGGGCCGCGACCTCGCCGACCAGTCGTCCGTCGAACTGGACCGGGCCGGCCGAGTCAAGGTGCTGCCCGACCTGTCCGTTCCCGGGCACCCAAACGTGTTCGTCATCGGCGACCTGGCCGCCGTCGAAGGCGTGCCGGGAGTGGCGCAGGGCGCGATTCAGGGCGCCAAGTACGTCGCCAGCACGATCAAGGCCGAACTCGGCGGCGCCAACCCGGCCGAACGCGAGCCGTTTCAGTACTTCGACAAGGGCTCCATGGCGACGGTGTCGCGGTTTTCCGCGGTGGCCAAGATCGGCCCGGTCGAGTTCAGCGGCCTGTTCGCCTGGTTCGCGTGGCTGGTGCTGCACCTGGTCTACCTGGTCGGGTTCAAGACCAAGATCAGCACGCTGCTGTCCTGGACGGTGACGTTCCTGAGCACCCGGCGCGGCCAGCTCACCATCACCGAGCAGCAGGCCTTCGCCCGGACCAGGCTCGAACAGTTGGCGGTGGTCGCGGCGGAAACCAAACGACCGGCGGCTCGGAAGGCCAGCTAG
- a CDS encoding SDR family oxidoreductase codes for MAVEVLVTGGDTELGRSVAEGFRDDGHKVTLVGARKSDLEIAAKELEVEAIVCDTTDPASLEEARPLFPHHLDTIVNVPAPVWDAGDPRTYSIADTANAWRNALDATVLSAVLTVQAMGDHLRSGGSIISLVPENPPAGSADAAIKAALSNWTAGQAGIFGTRGITVNVVASGRSAEAGYDGLSRTSTPVATEAARLALFLTSSAARHITGQTLHVSHGALARFA; via the coding sequence ATGGCAGTGGAGGTGCTGGTTACCGGCGGAGACACGGAGCTTGGGCGCTCGGTAGCCGAGGGCTTCCGCGATGACGGCCACAAAGTGACCCTGGTGGGCGCACGCAAGAGCGATCTGGAGATCGCCGCCAAGGAGCTCGAGGTCGAGGCGATCGTGTGCGACACCACCGACCCGGCCAGCCTGGAAGAGGCCCGTCCGCTGTTCCCGCATCACCTGGACACCATCGTCAACGTGCCGGCACCCGTCTGGGACGCCGGCGACCCGCGCACCTACTCGATCGCCGACACGGCCAACGCCTGGCGCAATGCCCTTGACGCGACGGTGCTTTCGGCGGTGTTGACCGTGCAGGCCATGGGTGACCACCTGCGCTCGGGCGGCTCCATCATCAGCCTGGTGCCCGAGAACCCGCCGGCCGGCAGCGCCGACGCCGCCATCAAGGCCGCGCTGTCGAATTGGACCGCGGGCCAGGCAGGCATTTTCGGAACCCGCGGAATCACCGTCAACGTCGTGGCGAGTGGACGCAGCGCCGAGGCCGGCTACGACGGACTGTCCCGAACCTCGACGCCGGTGGCCACCGAGGCGGCCCGGTTGGCGTTGTTCCTGACCAGCTCGGCGGCTCGCCACATCACCGGCCAGACGTTGCACGTGAGCCACGGTGCGCTGGCTCGTTTCGCCTGA
- a CDS encoding ABC transporter permease encodes MSIARPWLGGVRIGERRTDLPRWVYLPAAVGAVFVVLPLLAIAVKVDWPHFWSLITSSSSRTALFLSLKTAAASTVLCVALGVPMALVLARSTAHVIRLLRPLILLPLVLPPVVGGIALLYAFGRLGLLGRYLEAAGVSIAFSTTAVVLAQTFVSLPFLVIALEGAARSAGADFEVVASTLGARPSVVWWRVTLPLLLPGVVSGAVLAFARSLGEFGATLTFAGSRQGVTRTLPLEIYLQRVTDANAAVALSILLVVVAALVVLGLGTRRLTGADTR; translated from the coding sequence ATGTCTATCGCCCGACCGTGGTTAGGGGGTGTACGTATCGGCGAGCGTCGCACGGATCTGCCCCGCTGGGTGTATCTCCCCGCGGCGGTGGGAGCCGTCTTCGTGGTGCTGCCGCTGCTGGCCATTGCGGTCAAGGTCGACTGGCCGCATTTCTGGTCGCTGATCACCAGCTCGTCGTCGAGGACGGCGTTGTTTCTGAGCCTCAAGACCGCCGCCGCCAGCACGGTGCTGTGCGTGGCGCTGGGGGTGCCGATGGCGCTGGTGCTCGCGCGCAGCACGGCGCACGTGATCCGGTTGCTCCGGCCCCTGATCCTGCTGCCCCTGGTGCTGCCGCCGGTGGTGGGCGGCATCGCGCTGCTGTACGCGTTCGGCCGGCTCGGGTTGCTCGGCCGGTACCTGGAAGCCGCCGGCGTCAGCATCGCGTTCAGCACCACCGCCGTGGTGCTGGCACAGACTTTCGTCTCGTTGCCGTTCCTGGTGATTGCGCTCGAGGGCGCCGCACGTTCCGCGGGGGCCGATTTCGAGGTGGTCGCCTCGACGCTGGGGGCGCGCCCCAGCGTCGTCTGGTGGCGCGTCACCCTGCCGCTGCTGCTGCCGGGCGTGGTGTCGGGCGCGGTGCTGGCCTTCGCCCGCTCGCTGGGTGAGTTCGGCGCGACGCTGACGTTCGCCGGATCCCGGCAGGGGGTGACCCGCACGCTGCCGCTGGAGATCTACCTGCAACGGGTGACCGACGCCAATGCCGCTGTGGCGCTGTCGATCCTGCTGGTGGTGGTGGCGGCCCTGGTGGTGCTGGGACTGGGTACCCGCCGCCTGACCGGGGCCGACACCAGGTAA
- a CDS encoding alanine and proline-rich secreted protein Apa: protein MEQVDPTSTRRKGLWTTLAITTVTGASAVAIALPATSSADPEVPTPVPPSTAAAPPGAPATNAPPAAPAPNAQPAPGDPNAAPPPPPANPNAAPPPPVDPNAPPPPAADPNAGRITNAVGGFSYVLPGGWVESDASHLDYGSALLSKVTGPPPMPDQPPAVANDTRIVMGRLDQKLYASAEANNAKAAVRLGSDMGEFFMPYPGTRINQDSTPLNGSNGSTGSASYYEVKFSDASKPNGQIWTGVIGAANGGTAQRWFVVWLGTSNDPVDRVAAKALTESIQAWTPPAAPPSAPGAPAAPAAPAAPGAPAPAPAAPAPPGAPAPVPGGAPASEVSPTPTPTPQQTFSA from the coding sequence ATGGAGCAGGTGGATCCGACCTCGACCCGTCGTAAAGGGCTGTGGACGACGCTGGCGATCACCACGGTGACCGGTGCCAGCGCAGTCGCCATTGCGTTGCCGGCAACTTCCAGCGCCGATCCCGAGGTGCCGACCCCGGTCCCGCCGAGCACGGCCGCGGCCCCGCCCGGCGCGCCGGCGACCAACGCGCCGCCGGCCGCGCCGGCGCCGAATGCGCAACCGGCGCCGGGTGATCCCAACGCGGCGCCACCGCCGCCTCCGGCCAACCCCAACGCCGCACCGCCGCCTCCGGTCGACCCGAACGCGCCGCCGCCACCGGCGGCTGACCCGAACGCCGGGCGGATCACCAACGCGGTCGGGGGATTCAGTTACGTCCTGCCCGGCGGCTGGGTGGAGTCCGACGCCTCGCACCTCGACTACGGCTCGGCGCTGCTGAGCAAGGTCACCGGCCCGCCGCCGATGCCCGACCAGCCACCCGCGGTGGCCAACGACACCCGCATCGTGATGGGCCGCCTGGACCAGAAGCTTTACGCCAGTGCGGAAGCCAACAATGCCAAGGCCGCGGTACGACTGGGGTCGGACATGGGCGAGTTCTTCATGCCCTATCCCGGCACCCGCATCAACCAGGACAGCACGCCCCTCAACGGCAGCAACGGGAGCACCGGCAGCGCGTCGTATTACGAGGTCAAGTTCAGCGATGCGTCCAAGCCGAACGGCCAGATCTGGACGGGCGTCATCGGTGCGGCCAACGGCGGGACCGCCCAGCGCTGGTTCGTGGTGTGGCTCGGAACTTCCAACGACCCGGTGGACCGGGTCGCGGCCAAGGCGCTGACCGAGTCGATCCAGGCGTGGACACCGCCGGCCGCTCCGCCATCGGCTCCGGGGGCGCCGGCCGCTCCCGCAGCCCCGGCGGCGCCGGGCGCTCCCGCACCGGCTCCCGCGGCTCCCGCCCCGCCGGGCGCGCCGGCGCCGGTTCCGGGTGGTGCGCCGGCCTCCGAGGTCAGTCCGACGCCGACACCCACACCGCAGCAGACGTTCTCGGCCTGA
- a CDS encoding zinc-binding alcohol dehydrogenase family protein: MPPPVTTTAMRAWRVRRPGPMNTDPLEQVTTEIPRPGPSELLVAVRACGVCRTDLHVTEGDLPVHRDHVTPGHEVVGEVIEMGAEAGGEFRVGDRVGIAWLRHTCGVCTYCRRGDENLCPHSRYTGWDADGGYAEFATVPAAFAHPLPNGYSDSELAPLLCAGIIGYRSLLRAELPPGGRLGLYGFGGSAHITAQVALAQGAEVHVMTRGSQARELALELGAASAQGAADPPPVPLDAAILFAPVGELVLPALEALDRGGTLAIAGIHLSDIPPLNYQRHLFQERQIRSVTSNTRADARAFLDLAGKHHIEVTTPEYPLGQADRALADLSAGRIAGAAVLLV, translated from the coding sequence ATGCCTCCACCGGTGACCACCACGGCAATGCGGGCCTGGCGGGTCCGTCGACCCGGGCCGATGAACACCGACCCGCTAGAGCAGGTCACCACCGAGATACCGCGCCCGGGACCGTCCGAACTGCTGGTAGCCGTGCGAGCGTGCGGCGTCTGCCGCACCGACCTGCACGTCACCGAAGGCGATTTGCCAGTTCACCGCGACCACGTCACTCCGGGGCATGAGGTGGTCGGCGAGGTCATCGAAATGGGGGCGGAGGCCGGCGGCGAGTTTCGGGTCGGTGACCGGGTAGGCATCGCCTGGCTGCGCCACACCTGCGGCGTGTGTACGTATTGCCGTCGCGGCGACGAGAACCTGTGCCCCCACTCCCGCTACACCGGCTGGGACGCCGACGGCGGCTACGCCGAATTCGCCACCGTCCCGGCCGCTTTCGCGCACCCACTGCCGAACGGCTACAGCGACAGCGAGCTGGCCCCATTGTTGTGTGCGGGCATCATCGGCTACCGCTCGCTGCTGCGGGCCGAGCTGCCGCCCGGGGGGCGCCTGGGTTTGTACGGGTTCGGCGGCAGCGCGCACATCACCGCGCAGGTGGCGCTGGCGCAAGGCGCCGAGGTACACGTGATGACCCGCGGATCCCAGGCGCGGGAACTGGCGCTGGAGCTGGGCGCGGCGTCGGCACAGGGCGCCGCCGATCCGCCGCCGGTGCCGCTGGATGCCGCGATCCTGTTCGCCCCGGTGGGTGAGTTGGTGCTGCCCGCGTTGGAAGCGCTGGACCGCGGCGGCACCCTGGCGATCGCCGGGATCCACCTGTCCGATATCCCGCCCCTGAATTACCAGCGCCACCTGTTCCAGGAGCGACAAATCCGATCGGTCACGTCCAACACCCGGGCCGACGCACGGGCCTTCCTCGACCTCGCCGGCAAGCACCACATCGAGGTGACCACACCGGAATATCCGCTCGGACAAGCGGATCGGGCGTTGGCAGATCTGAGCGCGGGCCGCATCGCCGGTGCGGCGGTGCTGCTCGTCTGA